In one window of Allorhodopirellula heiligendammensis DNA:
- the ruvC gene encoding crossover junction endodeoxyribonuclease RuvC, whose translation MGTQFVADRPDAYRCILGIDPGLNTTGYAVIIRDSGNLRLVEAGIVRSRARDTLPMRLKELSDGIREVIASHPIDAMALEQLFSHYERPRTAILMGHARGVICLAAGEAGLDICHYEPTRVKKVMTGNGRASKTQMQLAVKLQLGLESVPEPNDVADAMAIALTGHYLAGNPLAA comes from the coding sequence GTGGGAACGCAGTTCGTAGCCGATCGACCTGACGCCTATCGTTGTATTTTGGGGATTGACCCGGGGCTCAATACGACTGGGTACGCGGTGATTATCCGTGACAGTGGTAACCTACGGTTGGTCGAGGCGGGGATTGTTCGTAGCCGCGCCCGTGACACACTGCCGATGCGTTTGAAGGAACTCAGTGATGGAATCCGTGAGGTCATCGCGTCGCATCCCATTGATGCAATGGCCTTGGAACAGTTGTTTTCCCACTACGAACGTCCCCGCACTGCGATCTTGATGGGGCACGCCCGCGGTGTCATCTGTCTCGCCGCAGGCGAAGCGGGGCTGGATATCTGTCACTACGAGCCGACCCGAGTGAAGAAAGTCATGACGGGCAATGGGCGGGCATCCAAGACGCAGATGCAGCTCGCCGTGAAGTTGCAGTTGGGGCTTGAATCGGTGCCGGAGCCAAATGACGTCGCGGACGCCATGGCGATCGCTTTGACAGGGCATTATCTGGCAGGAAATCCACTCGCTGCCTGA
- a CDS encoding DUF11 domain-containing protein translates to MTRNFPFLPLSSPRRSSCFAKLLAAAVVTSSCGLSSSQHVSAQSHNHSQEIRQVAGSSGGILSGLFGRGSSDDGQGDEPYRKATPVPSDREVNWNGIPFHNPNDGRIAATPQAPIRDPGAGGRAAQIARAPRPMSSDSGASRSAVPTPPSAATSTPRRITSKVESGATAHISSSGRPEPLSVTQSSRRPPSLQPKPTIVHLEGDSPALVAKPNAAAVAVDVKPVELVPKVSRKVIRSAPAAIVAKQADTPAKETVAANDSTSSRRSESEPVQSTLTDQTPQKVETPRTTTPHVARREIPRRASTLPASISDDAAENHSLAAAPSHASADKPAPLQSLPQALPTAVASTSPTATLGTPTLAPTGQADVALQPISDRLPVDDEKIAGGSSPIQQDTPRVAQGDAFAPRGQTVASEKTPNYHSAGYGHHGIGAAPFASETESSSENSPAVEPSNGAVASSNGVAQPNAMRAMPQAIAPHHPGTPTVAHNIAPNSNTSATELPGIRVVTAGPRQVMIRQTHTYEIRVENRGSINAEGLVVRAHIPDWADVVGQQASRGDVVAATEEQVRNLQWRIERLDAGQSETLSVRLKAARSGTHDLDVDWTLAPQKRVVQVTVQEPELALTIDGPDEVVFGESKTYQIRVLNSGDGIAPAVVFTLSPDSRSPQSQRIGDIPAGKEAQFEVELTAQDLGELKIHGLAIGELELKAEADKTVRVLAADLEAELTGPEVKYQDTEAVYQLELTNQGTAASENVVATLQLPVGVTYQGGLEGATMIDNQLRWKIAALTPGAVRKYQFQCSMDSTGLHQFAFDCKGSAAGQTNVSLDTSVEAIADLVLSVVDPSAPAPVGEDVTYEIVIRNRGSKPAVDVQAIAQFSNGIEPKEITGHAGKVVTGQVLVEPIAVIEGGQEVRMTIVARAETGGHHRFRTEVRSGDTVLVAEEATHYLAPKTQRITRRSSADDAAQPTR, encoded by the coding sequence ATGACCCGCAATTTCCCTTTTCTTCCATTGAGTTCGCCGCGCCGATCGAGCTGCTTCGCCAAGTTATTGGCCGCTGCCGTCGTCACGAGTTCGTGCGGGCTGTCCAGTAGCCAACACGTATCGGCTCAGTCGCACAATCATTCCCAGGAAATTCGGCAGGTCGCAGGAAGCTCCGGTGGCATCCTCAGCGGTTTGTTTGGCCGTGGTTCCAGTGACGACGGTCAGGGCGATGAGCCATATCGTAAAGCCACGCCCGTGCCGAGCGATCGCGAAGTGAATTGGAATGGAATTCCGTTTCACAATCCCAATGATGGTCGCATCGCAGCGACCCCTCAAGCACCCATTCGAGATCCCGGTGCCGGCGGTCGTGCCGCACAGATCGCGCGTGCCCCGCGTCCGATGTCCAGCGATTCGGGGGCCTCACGCTCAGCGGTGCCAACGCCACCTTCAGCGGCTACCTCAACGCCACGTCGAATTACTTCCAAGGTGGAATCCGGCGCGACTGCACATATCAGCAGCAGTGGGCGTCCTGAGCCATTATCGGTGACGCAAAGCAGTCGCCGGCCTCCCAGCCTGCAGCCCAAGCCCACGATTGTTCACCTCGAGGGCGACTCCCCTGCGTTGGTTGCAAAACCAAACGCAGCCGCTGTCGCTGTCGATGTCAAGCCAGTGGAGCTGGTGCCGAAGGTCAGCCGCAAGGTAATCCGGAGCGCACCTGCTGCGATCGTTGCCAAACAAGCAGACACGCCCGCCAAGGAAACGGTCGCTGCCAATGATTCCACATCGTCGCGCCGCAGCGAATCGGAACCTGTACAGAGTACGCTGACGGACCAGACACCGCAGAAGGTTGAGACCCCTCGTACGACCACGCCGCATGTCGCGCGGCGAGAGATTCCACGCAGGGCGTCAACTTTGCCAGCATCGATTAGCGATGACGCCGCCGAGAATCATTCACTTGCGGCAGCACCATCCCACGCGAGCGCAGACAAGCCAGCGCCGCTGCAGTCGTTGCCGCAAGCGCTGCCCACGGCAGTCGCCTCTACCAGTCCCACAGCTACGCTCGGTACCCCGACTTTAGCTCCCACCGGTCAAGCTGATGTCGCACTACAGCCCATCAGCGATCGGTTGCCAGTCGACGACGAAAAGATCGCTGGGGGCAGTTCACCCATTCAACAGGACACGCCACGAGTTGCTCAGGGGGACGCCTTCGCACCCCGCGGGCAAACTGTTGCTAGCGAGAAGACACCCAACTATCACAGTGCCGGCTACGGCCATCATGGAATTGGTGCAGCGCCCTTTGCCAGCGAAACTGAGAGCTCCAGTGAAAACAGTCCTGCCGTGGAACCAAGCAACGGTGCCGTGGCATCAAGCAACGGTGTAGCGCAACCCAACGCGATGCGTGCGATGCCACAGGCCATCGCTCCTCACCACCCCGGCACGCCGACGGTCGCTCACAACATTGCACCTAACTCGAATACTTCTGCGACCGAACTGCCTGGGATCCGGGTGGTCACCGCAGGGCCTCGCCAAGTCATGATTCGGCAGACCCACACCTACGAGATTCGTGTGGAGAACCGAGGCTCGATCAACGCCGAAGGGTTGGTCGTCCGCGCTCACATTCCTGACTGGGCGGATGTCGTCGGTCAGCAGGCGTCGCGTGGTGATGTTGTCGCCGCGACTGAAGAGCAAGTCCGCAATCTGCAGTGGCGGATTGAACGACTTGATGCGGGGCAAAGCGAAACACTGAGTGTACGATTGAAAGCCGCACGCTCGGGAACACATGATCTCGATGTGGACTGGACTCTCGCTCCACAGAAACGAGTCGTTCAGGTCACCGTGCAGGAACCTGAGCTTGCACTCACGATCGACGGTCCCGATGAAGTCGTCTTTGGCGAATCGAAAACGTATCAGATCCGCGTGTTGAACTCCGGTGATGGGATCGCGCCCGCAGTGGTGTTTACCTTGAGCCCTGATTCCCGTTCGCCCCAGAGTCAACGGATCGGTGATATCCCTGCCGGCAAAGAGGCTCAGTTCGAAGTTGAGCTGACCGCCCAGGACCTTGGCGAACTGAAGATTCACGGGTTGGCCATTGGTGAATTGGAACTGAAAGCTGAAGCTGACAAGACCGTGCGGGTTCTTGCCGCCGACCTCGAAGCAGAGTTGACAGGGCCGGAGGTAAAGTATCAGGACACCGAGGCCGTCTACCAATTGGAGCTGACCAACCAGGGTACCGCAGCTAGCGAGAATGTCGTTGCAACTCTGCAACTGCCCGTTGGCGTGACCTATCAAGGTGGCCTGGAAGGCGCGACGATGATTGACAATCAGCTACGTTGGAAGATCGCGGCGTTGACTCCTGGTGCGGTACGGAAGTACCAATTCCAGTGCAGCATGGATTCGACCGGCCTGCACCAGTTCGCATTCGATTGCAAGGGCAGCGCAGCTGGTCAAACCAACGTCAGCTTAGATACGAGCGTTGAAGCGATTGCCGACCTCGTGTTGTCGGTCGTCGACCCGTCGGCACCCGCCCCCGTTGGCGAGGATGTGACGTATGAAATCGTGATTCGCAACCGAGGTAGCAAACCGGCTGTCGACGTCCAGGCCATCGCGCAGTTCAGCAACGGAATCGAGCCCAAAGAAATCACAGGACACGCCGGTAAGGTTGTCACTGGACAGGTTTTGGTCGAGCCCATCGCTGTGATCGAAGGTGGACAGGAGGTTCGCATGACGATCGTGGCTCGTGCGGAGACTGGTGGGCATCACCGCTTCCGAACCGAGGTTCGAAGTGGAGATACCGTGTTGGTTGCCGAAGAGGCGACCCACTATCTGGCTCCCAAGACCCAGCGGATCACCCGCCGAAGTAGCGCAGACGATGCTGCTCAGCCTACCCGCTGA
- a CDS encoding DUF58 domain-containing protein — MHFLIAQSKLASDMGEEMQWLSQLPWLLLVMLSLPLVIVALATRVFPTRLWAGLLAIPIICSVLVVFSPDWLVVVALVDGMILIVTTIDFALLWRGSGGGSCTGIEVTREIGRSGSLGVPMESTLRLRNRTSMRLVGEFCDDLPEYFTAEPAVHSLDLLPGMETKALARLTAHRRGAFELEKCYLKISSPLRLWQRQVTLAVHDRVNIYPDMKQLADYALLARTNRLSLIGVRRTRRIGQDSDFERLRDYTRDDNYRHIDWRSTARRNKLTVRQFQSDQSQRLIFMLDCGRMMTNHRDGYSLLDHALNAALMMAYVALQQGDAVGMICFSDRVHAYIPPRGGASQMNRLLQAGFDQFPRMVESRYDLAFLHLSSRCKRRSLVTLVTNVVDEVNAEVVVDYLSNLTGTHLPLGVLLRDREMFVAADAPQHAALAAIAATPAGELPPPASESIDDFTMYRAAAAADILVWREEILTGLRHRGVLVVDAFPDELTAPLVNQYLDVKAKHLL; from the coding sequence ATGCATTTCCTGATAGCCCAATCGAAACTCGCTTCCGACATGGGGGAGGAAATGCAGTGGCTGAGCCAATTACCTTGGTTGTTGCTGGTGATGTTGAGCCTGCCCCTGGTGATTGTGGCGTTGGCGACCCGAGTCTTCCCCACGCGTTTGTGGGCTGGCTTGCTCGCCATTCCGATCATCTGCAGCGTGCTGGTGGTGTTCTCACCTGACTGGTTGGTCGTGGTCGCCTTGGTCGATGGCATGATTCTTATTGTCACAACGATTGATTTCGCGTTACTTTGGCGGGGCAGTGGAGGCGGTTCCTGTACAGGGATCGAGGTGACACGCGAGATCGGGCGGTCCGGTTCGTTAGGTGTTCCGATGGAGAGTACGCTGCGTCTTCGTAATCGCACGTCGATGCGACTGGTTGGGGAGTTTTGTGACGACCTCCCGGAGTACTTCACGGCTGAGCCCGCCGTGCATTCGTTAGATCTATTGCCTGGCATGGAAACCAAGGCGCTGGCGCGACTGACGGCGCATCGGCGGGGTGCGTTCGAACTGGAAAAATGCTACTTGAAGATTAGCAGTCCACTGCGTCTGTGGCAGCGACAGGTGACGCTCGCCGTTCACGACCGGGTCAACATCTATCCCGACATGAAACAGCTTGCCGACTATGCCTTGCTCGCCCGCACCAACCGGCTCAGTCTGATCGGCGTCCGTCGTACCCGCCGGATCGGCCAGGACAGTGACTTCGAGCGACTCCGTGATTACACGCGTGATGACAACTACCGACATATTGATTGGCGGAGTACTGCACGGCGAAACAAACTGACGGTGCGTCAATTTCAGAGCGACCAAAGCCAACGGTTGATTTTCATGCTCGACTGCGGACGCATGATGACAAACCACCGTGATGGGTACTCACTGTTGGATCATGCTCTTAACGCGGCGCTGATGATGGCGTATGTGGCGCTGCAGCAGGGGGATGCCGTGGGGATGATCTGTTTCAGCGATCGCGTGCACGCATACATCCCACCACGCGGGGGTGCCAGCCAGATGAATCGGCTGTTGCAGGCGGGCTTCGATCAGTTCCCCCGAATGGTCGAGTCGCGATACGACCTGGCATTCCTGCACCTGAGTTCTCGGTGCAAACGCCGTTCGCTGGTCACGCTAGTCACCAATGTGGTCGACGAAGTCAACGCGGAAGTAGTCGTCGACTATCTTTCCAATCTTACGGGGACACATTTGCCGCTGGGGGTATTGTTGCGCGACCGCGAAATGTTTGTCGCGGCTGATGCACCTCAACATGCCGCGTTGGCTGCGATCGCAGCGACGCCTGCGGGGGAGCTTCCGCCACCGGCGAGTGAATCAATCGATGACTTCACGATGTATCGCGCCGCCGCAGCTGCGGATATTCTGGTCTGGCGTGAAGAGATTTTGACTGGTTTGCGACACCGCGGCGTCCTCGTCGTTGACGCCTTCCCAGACGAGCTGACGGCCCCGTTAGTCAATCAATATCTCGACGTCAAAGCGAAGCACCTGCTCTAG
- a CDS encoding sulfatase family protein: MRFFAILLCLAAWTVSNANASDRPPNVVVIFIDDMGYEDIGPFGAQGIETPNLDAMAKNGRRFTDFVVSSAVCSASRAALMTGCYHRRVGISGALGPHARMGIHSDEMTLAELCKQQNYATAIFGKWHLGHHKKFLPLQHGFDEYFGLAYSNDMWPYHPNVLHLPMDERLKRWPDLPLFEGNDIINPKVTPEDQTQLTTQYTEHAVDFIHRNKDNPFFLYVPHSMVHVPLYVSDKFKGKSARGLFGDVVMEVDWSVGQINAALSEEGLDSNTLVIFTSDNGPWLSYGDHAGTTKLREGKGTMFEGGYREPTLMQWTGEIPAGTTCDQLASTIDILPTVAALIGAELPTHPIDGKNILPLMLGEPGAKSPHESFYCYYGGGELQAIRNDRWKLHFPHSYRTLAGQPGGSDGIPSNYQTAKIGRALFDLKNDVNETTNVIDEHPDVVALLEKHAEAARADLGDRLTDRDGSGIRPAGKM; this comes from the coding sequence ATGCGTTTTTTCGCTATCTTGCTTTGCCTCGCTGCATGGACAGTGTCGAATGCCAATGCCAGCGATCGCCCACCCAACGTGGTTGTCATTTTCATTGACGACATGGGCTATGAAGATATTGGACCGTTCGGTGCACAGGGGATCGAAACCCCTAACCTAGACGCAATGGCGAAGAATGGTCGTCGCTTCACGGACTTTGTCGTTTCTTCAGCGGTCTGTTCTGCCTCGCGGGCAGCGCTGATGACGGGGTGCTACCATCGCCGCGTGGGAATTTCTGGAGCACTCGGGCCTCACGCGCGGATGGGCATCCATTCCGATGAAATGACATTGGCAGAGCTATGCAAACAACAGAACTATGCAACCGCCATTTTTGGTAAATGGCATCTAGGGCACCACAAAAAATTCCTGCCTCTGCAGCACGGATTCGATGAGTATTTTGGGCTCGCTTACAGCAACGACATGTGGCCTTACCACCCCAATGTGCTGCACCTGCCGATGGACGAGCGACTCAAACGCTGGCCGGATCTGCCGTTGTTCGAGGGCAACGACATCATCAATCCCAAGGTGACCCCTGAGGATCAGACGCAGCTCACGACCCAGTACACTGAGCATGCGGTCGATTTCATTCATCGCAACAAAGACAATCCATTCTTCCTGTATGTGCCGCACAGTATGGTGCACGTGCCCTTGTACGTGTCTGACAAGTTCAAAGGCAAGAGTGCACGCGGTCTGTTTGGTGATGTGGTGATGGAAGTGGATTGGTCGGTAGGCCAGATCAATGCGGCATTGAGCGAGGAGGGGTTGGATTCCAACACGTTGGTGATCTTCACGTCTGACAATGGTCCCTGGCTGTCCTATGGAGACCACGCTGGTACGACGAAGTTGCGGGAGGGCAAAGGAACAATGTTTGAAGGCGGTTACCGTGAGCCCACGCTGATGCAGTGGACCGGGGAAATCCCCGCCGGCACGACCTGCGATCAACTTGCGTCGACGATTGATATTCTGCCGACGGTCGCCGCATTGATCGGTGCGGAGTTGCCCACCCATCCTATAGACGGCAAAAATATCCTACCCCTGATGTTGGGTGAGCCTGGAGCCAAGTCTCCGCACGAGTCGTTCTATTGCTATTACGGTGGTGGCGAGCTACAAGCGATTCGAAACGATCGTTGGAAGTTACACTTCCCTCATTCCTACCGCACGCTGGCGGGGCAGCCCGGAGGCAGCGACGGCATTCCATCGAATTACCAGACTGCAAAAATCGGCCGAGCTCTGTTTGATTTGAAGAACGACGTCAACGAAACGACGAATGTGATTGACGAACATCCTGATGTCGTCGCGCTGCTGGAGAAGCATGCTGAAGCTGCCCGCGCTGATCTTGGCGACCGACTTACCGACCGCGATGGCTCAGGCATCCGGCCGGCCGGTAAAATGTGA
- a CDS encoding rhamnogalacturonan acetylesterase, with protein MCCSPATGHNAWAGASHIPHESASHGSASHGKVETKYDASGRPPTGTGHATIGIYLEPSSISRRIMQTHFLTLLLLIHSALASASTEPKELTIGLIGDSTVATTYGWGPAFSERFSEHTRVINVAKNGATLESLSSTLDQLLNQHPDYVLIQFGHNDQKKYGPDLYRDKLTSYVERVKKAGAKAIILSSVTRRNFGENGRIEPRTSGLKASLAAYATAARDLAQQQQVLFIDLNVISVEHHNRIGPEASAAYNFEVTDTTHFSPEGAAATAELVIEALETIAPEITANVRSGEQMSLSLEGRQPDEE; from the coding sequence ATGTGTTGTAGTCCTGCCACCGGTCACAACGCCTGGGCTGGCGCCAGTCACATTCCCCATGAGAGTGCTTCTCATGGCAGCGCTTCCCATGGCAAAGTCGAGACCAAGTATGATGCTTCGGGTAGGCCACCAACTGGTACCGGTCACGCCACGATTGGCATCTATCTTGAACCCTCCTCGATATCACGACGCATCATGCAAACGCACTTCCTCACGCTACTGTTGCTCATCCATTCGGCACTCGCCTCTGCTAGCACAGAACCGAAAGAACTCACCATTGGGCTGATTGGCGACTCGACCGTCGCGACAACGTACGGTTGGGGGCCAGCATTTTCGGAACGGTTTAGTGAGCACACCCGGGTGATCAACGTGGCCAAGAATGGAGCCACACTCGAATCGTTATCCAGTACGCTCGATCAATTGTTGAATCAGCACCCGGACTACGTGTTGATTCAGTTCGGACACAATGATCAAAAGAAGTATGGGCCGGATCTCTATCGCGATAAGTTGACGTCGTATGTCGAACGAGTGAAAAAGGCGGGTGCCAAAGCCATTATTCTGAGTTCGGTGACCCGGCGTAATTTTGGTGAGAATGGGAGAATTGAACCACGAACGAGCGGTCTCAAAGCGAGCTTGGCGGCTTATGCAACGGCGGCGCGGGACCTGGCACAGCAGCAACAGGTTCTATTCATCGATCTCAACGTGATCAGCGTGGAACACCACAATCGAATTGGCCCAGAGGCCAGTGCCGCCTACAACTTCGAGGTGACCGACACCACCCATTTCAGTCCAGAGGGCGCGGCGGCTACTGCCGAGCTAGTGATTGAGGCACTCGAAACAATTGCACCTGAGATTACTGCCAATGTCAGATCGGGTGAGCAAATGAGTCTCTCTCTGGAAGGGCGGCAACCCGACGAAGAGTAG
- the recO gene encoding DNA repair protein RecO translates to MNAISTRHHSTTAIVLRLVDFSETSLVVTLLTRDLGRISALAKGARRLKGPFEGSLDLLSVCRVTLIAKPGDTLDLLTESKLRRRFRGGERSLSRTYAGYYIAETLRWWLDDAERHEAVFDLTLSALALIDGNGPIPETLLAFDCQCLRLLGHAPTTEVCCVCGQKMGHKLASQTGHIAFSVEGGGVVCANCRPRQTSLALLSKPAVGALQELVQPLGNSADSQPTSGAGEQRYDFPLSSLLPRVPETSYPELRGLISRYMQTLLGRSLRMQPYLPTTMR, encoded by the coding sequence TTGAACGCCATCTCAACCCGCCATCACTCCACCACGGCGATCGTGTTGCGATTGGTGGATTTCAGTGAGACCAGCCTGGTCGTCACGTTGCTGACCCGTGATTTAGGGCGTATCTCCGCACTCGCCAAAGGGGCGCGGCGGCTCAAAGGCCCCTTTGAAGGTTCACTCGATCTGCTCTCGGTGTGCCGGGTCACGCTCATCGCCAAACCTGGCGATACGCTTGACCTATTAACAGAATCGAAGCTCCGCCGCCGGTTCCGTGGAGGTGAGCGTTCACTCAGCCGCACGTATGCGGGCTACTACATTGCGGAAACGTTGCGGTGGTGGCTCGATGATGCCGAGCGACATGAAGCGGTCTTTGACCTGACACTGTCGGCGCTCGCGCTCATTGACGGCAATGGCCCCATCCCAGAAACCTTGTTGGCCTTCGATTGCCAGTGCCTGCGTTTGCTTGGCCATGCCCCCACCACCGAAGTCTGCTGTGTATGTGGCCAAAAAATGGGCCACAAACTCGCATCGCAGACTGGACATATCGCTTTCTCGGTGGAGGGCGGCGGTGTGGTATGTGCAAACTGCCGCCCCCGCCAAACGTCGCTGGCACTCCTGAGCAAACCAGCGGTAGGAGCGCTCCAGGAACTCGTCCAACCTTTGGGAAATTCCGCGGATTCCCAACCTACGAGTGGTGCGGGCGAACAGCGATATGATTTTCCACTCAGTTCGCTGTTGCCACGAGTACCAGAAACTTCGTATCCCGAACTGCGTGGTTTAATCAGTCGATATATGCAGACATTGCTCGGCCGGTCACTCCGGATGCAGCCGTACCTGCCGACAACGATGCGCTAA
- the cysS gene encoding cysteine--tRNA ligase, whose amino-acid sequence MSSTATSPASADTACDSRPSIRVYNTLSKTKEPFSPLRPPRVGMYLCGPTVYAESHIGHMVGPVIFDTIKRFLTYCGYEVTFVVNITDVDDKLIKKSQERGIPMSQIAVEMTADYLANLKELGVNQINHLPRATDHMDQIIAFIGSLEEKGFAYAVDGDVFFDVTKDAGYGQLSNRSVDAQQGEGGGAAAKKRNPGDFALWKSARPGEPSWESPWGDGRPGWHIECSAMSHEILGETFDIHGGGLDLMFPHHENERAQSTCRHDAPMVKYWMHNGLMRAGEKGKIGGKGDRETAAADGTESVEEAAAGKISRSKGAGGLAELIRTQTGERIRFFLLRTHYRSTIIYNEETLAEAGTSLEAFYRFFDRFAEISGQSFYDLDAPRLRAEGEFDPGQDELLCEIHAIRNKFLAAMDDDFNSGLAISVLFDSLRTLNRYIDSEKLGGGSDTDSAAVGRLVRATAVIAELSRVLGLFMRPPIAAGGDESATELLDGVVQLLIELRKEARERKDYATGDAIRDRLAALGVALLDKKEGTSWERSS is encoded by the coding sequence ATGAGTTCGACCGCCACTTCGCCCGCCTCTGCCGACACTGCTTGCGATTCTCGCCCTTCGATTCGGGTTTACAATACGCTCAGCAAGACCAAAGAGCCGTTTTCGCCACTTCGTCCGCCACGTGTGGGCATGTATCTTTGCGGTCCGACGGTTTACGCCGAATCTCACATCGGACACATGGTCGGCCCAGTCATCTTTGACACGATCAAGCGGTTTCTCACGTACTGTGGTTACGAAGTTACCTTTGTGGTCAACATCACTGACGTCGACGATAAGCTGATTAAGAAGAGCCAAGAACGCGGCATTCCGATGAGCCAGATCGCTGTCGAAATGACGGCGGACTATCTCGCCAACCTGAAAGAGCTCGGCGTCAACCAGATCAACCATTTGCCTCGGGCAACCGATCATATGGATCAGATTATTGCGTTCATCGGATCACTTGAGGAGAAAGGCTTCGCGTATGCGGTGGATGGCGACGTGTTCTTTGACGTCACCAAAGACGCCGGTTATGGGCAATTGTCTAACCGGAGCGTCGATGCTCAGCAGGGCGAAGGCGGCGGGGCTGCGGCGAAAAAGCGCAATCCTGGTGACTTCGCATTGTGGAAATCGGCTCGCCCGGGCGAGCCGAGTTGGGAGAGCCCGTGGGGTGACGGCCGTCCCGGCTGGCACATTGAGTGTTCAGCGATGAGCCACGAAATTCTGGGCGAGACCTTTGATATTCATGGCGGTGGTCTGGATCTCATGTTCCCGCACCACGAAAATGAGCGAGCCCAGAGCACCTGCCGTCACGACGCGCCCATGGTCAAGTACTGGATGCACAACGGTTTGATGCGGGCGGGTGAAAAGGGAAAAATTGGTGGCAAGGGAGATCGTGAGACGGCGGCTGCTGATGGAACGGAATCGGTTGAGGAAGCTGCTGCGGGGAAAATCAGCCGTAGTAAGGGCGCCGGTGGCTTGGCGGAACTGATTCGCACACAGACTGGCGAGCGCATTCGATTTTTTCTCCTGCGGACCCACTATCGTAGCACGATCATCTACAACGAAGAAACTCTGGCGGAGGCCGGCACATCGCTCGAAGCGTTCTACCGGTTCTTCGATCGTTTTGCCGAGATCTCCGGGCAGTCTTTTTATGATCTCGACGCGCCACGACTACGAGCTGAGGGGGAATTCGATCCCGGCCAGGACGAGTTGTTGTGCGAGATCCACGCCATCCGCAACAAGTTTCTTGCCGCGATGGATGATGACTTCAATTCAGGTTTGGCGATCAGCGTTCTGTTTGATTCCCTGCGAACGCTCAACCGCTACATCGACTCCGAGAAGCTCGGTGGGGGCAGCGACACGGACTCGGCCGCCGTCGGTCGCCTCGTACGCGCCACTGCGGTGATCGCGGAATTGTCTCGCGTGCTCGGTTTGTTCATGCGGCCACCGATCGCAGCGGGCGGTGATGAGTCGGCGACCGAATTACTCGATGGGGTTGTGCAGTTGTTGATTGAACTTCGCAAAGAAGCTCGCGAGCGAAAGGACTACGCTACCGGCGACGCCATTCGCGACCGTTTGGCCGCACTCGGGGTCGCACTCCTAGACAAGAAAGAGGGAACGTCGTGGGAACGCAGTTCGTAG
- a CDS encoding N-formylglutamate amidohydrolase — protein MDPPNDLVQDIVRVHFSDGPIVAVAIHDGHAVRPEIAERLLISEADRLREEDSFTSRWTRIASTQVVGLRSRFEVDLNRLRKDAVYRTPEDAWGLHVWKQPLEPDIVDRSLAIYDAFYSFMFELLSEIKRRHGAFFVYDLHSYNHHREGPASAFAEILENPQINICTGGMDLDRCEGVVSCFERAMKEFDFPGGPLDVRRNVRFRATRFSRWVHENFPGSGVSLGIEVKKFYMNEWTGEVDDEIVTAIGRALESTVAPIKHALKQARSVPSQQRPPEQDVL, from the coding sequence ATGGATCCCCCCAACGACTTAGTGCAGGATATTGTTCGAGTGCACTTCAGCGATGGCCCCATCGTCGCGGTTGCGATTCATGATGGGCACGCGGTACGGCCCGAGATCGCCGAGCGATTGCTGATCAGTGAAGCGGATCGATTGCGAGAAGAGGATTCGTTCACCAGCCGATGGACGCGCATCGCTTCGACGCAGGTGGTCGGCCTGCGGAGCCGATTTGAAGTCGATCTCAACCGACTTCGCAAGGATGCTGTCTATCGAACGCCCGAGGACGCCTGGGGGCTTCATGTTTGGAAGCAGCCACTTGAGCCGGATATCGTCGATCGTTCGCTGGCAATCTATGATGCGTTCTACAGCTTCATGTTTGAGCTGCTAAGTGAGATTAAACGTCGCCATGGTGCATTCTTTGTCTACGATCTACACAGTTACAACCATCATCGCGAAGGCCCCGCGTCGGCGTTTGCGGAGATCCTTGAAAACCCACAGATCAACATTTGCACCGGCGGCATGGATCTAGATCGTTGCGAAGGGGTCGTGAGCTGCTTCGAACGAGCAATGAAAGAATTTGATTTTCCTGGTGGACCGCTCGATGTCCGCCGCAATGTTCGATTTCGTGCGACCCGGTTCTCACGCTGGGTCCATGAAAATTTTCCTGGCTCGGGCGTATCACTCGGTATCGAAGTCAAGAAGTTCTACATGAATGAGTGGACCGGCGAGGTTGACGACGAGATCGTCACCGCGATCGGTCGAGCCCTGGAGTCGACCGTCGCTCCAATCAAGCATGCGCTAAAACAGGCTCGGTCGGTGCCCTCCCAGCAACGACCGCCTGAACAGGATGTGTTGTAG